The genome window aagtgTTTTAAATTAGCACACAAGTTTTGCAAGCGAACAATTATATCATAACTAAGTCATACGAATTGAAGTGTTGTACTGACAGCTAGTGATTAGTGAGTTTTTGTTAGTGTTTTATTAATAGGTATTGTGTTTCGTTCCTCAGGTCCTTTTTGTTGCTGTGGCCTTAGCGGCGGTGTGTGCTCAGGAGCACTACCAGCACGGGCACGGTCAGGAGCAAGGTCACGGACACGGCCACGCCGTGTCCTCTCAGTCCTTCGTGCTCCATCAAGTGCACCATCCTCAACAGGAGTCTTCTCACTCTTATGAATCTTCTCACCACGCCCCGACTCACCACGAGTCGCACTCCGCTCCCATCCACCACTCCGTCCAAGTCCACCATGCTCCTATCCACCATGAACAGCAAGTGCATCACGTTCAACAGGAGCACCAAGTGCATCATGCTCCCGTGCACCACGAGCAAGTTCAAGTTTCCCACGCTCCCGCGCACCACGAGCACGTAGTCCAAGTGCACCACGCTGTTCCTGAACACCACGCTACCTATGAGCACCAGTCTGCCCCCGTCCACCACGCTCCTCATCATGAGCACATTGTCCAAGTGCACCATGCTGCCCCTGTCCACCATGCCGCCCTGTCCATCATGCTGCTCCCATCCACCATTCTGCTCCCGTCCAACACGTTGCCCCCGTCTACCACACCGTCCAAGTTGCCCCCGCTCATCAGGAACATCACAAGGAACAGCATCATGAGGAGGAGCACCATGACTACTATGTAAGTATCTAACTATAAATGCTATCAACATTGGTCCAAATCCATTGGTTGAATCCAAACTTCTTTTGCATATCACCTTTATCATTGACACGATCGCGTAAATAGATGCTTATTTGTGCAACGTGTTAAGCCCATTATTGAGCCAAACATCGTCTCTTCAAGTAAGCCACTTGTTCCGACTCTAACCTGACAATTGTTATTTCTCAGGCTCACCCCAAATACGAGTTCTCCTACAAGGTGGAGGACCCCCACACCGGTGACCGCAAGTCCCAGCATGAGTCTCGTGACGGCGATGTTGTGAAGGGCGTCTACAGCCTGCACGAGGCTGATGGCTCCATCCGTACCGTTGAATATGACTCTAACAAGCACACCGGGTAATTTTACAAATCTTGtaatagggtgcattggggtaaatTCGAAGCAGAGTAAttctcgggtaatttcgaaaggggaatctatCTATCAAgattgatatgatggaaatactGGTGATGTTTAAGTGACTTATGCCCCACATCAGTCAGGCACTGTCCAGATCTCATCAGGACTTGATGCGAACTCAGTTCAAATCTAACTTTGGTGTTTAATATTATTGATATTGAGGTCATATGACAAAAGTTCTTCAGACTTTATTACCAAACACACGAACTTATCTATAACCTCAATTTCAGTTTCAACGCGTACGTGAAGCACTCCGAGCCCTCGAAGCACATCCAGCCGCAGCAGCACCAATACCATCATTAAGTTATCCACTACTAACTTATTAAAGGACTGATTGTTATTAATGTTGActtgtacataaataaaataatttaaaatatatatatatatttttattattataaatgggcttactcttggccacagactggccaaaggcaaagacgtggcctacgacggagtgagctcgcccagaagatgcctgttcaccctagatattttgtatttaaaatttagaacgCCCGCCCATAGATATAGCTGcatagttataaataaatattaggggacacagatcaaccttagccccaaactaatcgAAAAATATACTTTGAGTGATTGGCGACGACATTAGTACATTGTGAAACAAAAGAGGGAAGGGGAATATTCCTAAAAGAGTGTTAGTTCAGGACAGCCGCAAGCTGGAGTGAATTATAGACAGAGTTTGCAATACCTTTAGCTCTTGAGtaacacacaatgtttttcatcacatttgataGGAAAATACAGAGAAATAAAATTAGAAGACAATACATTCAGCGGTGgttgcgaccagtagtgtatcacTTGAGAACTTCTTGGAACTTGGACACTCCTTTTTActatgtatttaacacagcaaaagggaatgtacaagtttctaatggggtggcaacgcgcatgtgacacgctttgagttgcaggcgtccataggttacggtgaccgctttccatcaggcgggccgtacgcttgtttgccaccgacgtagtattaaaaaaaatcatcaccaATATCGAATTCTTCAgataaatccattgtttttgattacAAACACTTGATGATGTGATGACAAACAAATACTAACATACTgcataggtataaataatatgCAATCTTTAATGAACCATGCCAATGAAACTAATTTACGTGTCCGTCAAAAACTTTCATCAACTTTTTCATTTTCtgattattatatgtatttagtTCGTGTGACATGATTGACTgccagattgtaaattataacgatttattgGAGTTTACTAAATAAAAACCACACTGAAATCAATTATTATGAAACACCTAAAGTTTTGTCCTATTTTTATAATCCCTAATAGTAAATTATTTATCATAACGATCACTTGCCCTAACACTCGTAGCACCTAATTGTTGTTGCCTTATTGTAGAATGGTCAATTTCTTTTTTGTGGGATAACTGGTTTCATCGTAATTTGCAGACACGGTATCTCGTTGTTGAAAGACCCAAAAATAACTCTTGATTTATCGATTGACAATCAGTTGTCaatgtcatttaaaaaaaaacttaggacaaaaataatgcgattttgactt of Leguminivora glycinivorella isolate SPB_JAAS2020 chromosome 5, LegGlyc_1.1, whole genome shotgun sequence contains these proteins:
- the LOC125226187 gene encoding histidine-rich protein PFHRP-II-like, with product MISKVLFVAVALAAVCAQEHYQHGHGQEQGHGHGHAVSSQSFVLHQVHHPQQESSHSYESSHHAPTHHESHSAPIHHSVQVHHAPIHHEQQVHHVQQEHQVHHAPVHHEQVQVSHAPAHHEHVVQVHHAVPEHHATYEHQSAPVHHAPHHEHIVQVHHAAPVHHAALSIMLLPSTILLPSNTLPPSTTPSKLPPLIRNITRNSIMRRSTMTTMLTPNTSSPTRWRTPTPVTASPSMSLVTAML